One genomic segment of Gadus chalcogrammus isolate NIFS_2021 chromosome 3, NIFS_Gcha_1.0, whole genome shotgun sequence includes these proteins:
- the LOC130379546 gene encoding protein FAM83G, whose product MALSQVQCLDNQNVNSRVSESKPEFFYSEDQRLALEALISSGRDGFMDSVHEKGIREFLSEPELEWLARTAEAYRPGFEHPLQKAEVAAGPGNLTPGSVDDALSLQYWPDLSEASVAELDLGWPDSINYRGITRVAVHTQPPIEGHTHIKEVVRKTIAAASKVIAVVMDAFTDVDIFRDMLDASFKRKIPVYIILDHAAVPSFLAMCSRADMHRGHLKNLRVRCCGGVEFHTRVAQKVCGSLNQRFLLVDGDRAISGSYSYTWLSSRLDRNLITVITGQVVETFDQQFRDLYLTSRGVSLSKVPFGEEPAPDPVLYSAPVPVSAAVARKLINPKYALVTGGKHASPGSSDQNSSNKTASKNPLGLIMLKGRIREEVEAPPLHPGLAHLEKAYMINYLPTWPEPDPPRDVIGFINIRDDKRAHQVHLQRSEMFETSQAIRFSSPFTPNPEPELAAPAVPRTDLGPFQTHDVPAAPTEPGVRPVAEPTHGPPDPEPADQIDAVAPPPADTAPPRGKPPSRDPSPPRASEAEDHSDSLSSIEASEPAAEEPTDAAVVTPPVPKPRTLQLVIEQPHPSAPSSLPQISLVRKIHIPEINAQQAADESSAGARGRLVSHRGEKDSADGSQDSTKVMCDDPPAHENPSSVSTASEGEEFYECNPSEPGDGLTNGGTTGSGHGGRHGDGLNVMARFSQSMLDLRPPSKQEDGRSLIQQSQLLRRGSQQSPGRHIGQLFQSSRSPGRGPKVIVAKPGSHHRPGNSSTRVIGGHRYWQGLGQQTHVDSDRARASRSPRRHSPGYRKEGNAGSTAQATPSNPTGLLGVSFSKLGHLKHLKTRAGGVQKKASYS is encoded by the exons ATGGCGTTGTCACAGGTCCAGTGTCTGGACAACCAGAACGTCAACTCACGCGTCAGCGAGAGCAAGCCGGAGTTCTTCTACAGCGAGGACCAGAGACTGGCGCTGGAAGCCCTCATCTCCTCGGGCCGAGATGGTTTTATGGACTCCGTCCACGAGAAGGGCATCCGGGAGTTCCTCTCAGAGCCGGAGCTCGAATGGCTCGCGCGCACAGCCGAGGCCTACCGTCCCGGGTTCGAACATCCCCTGCAAAAGGCCGAGGTGGCCGCCGGACCTGGGAACCTCACCCCGGGGTCCGTGGACGACGCGCTATCTCTGCAGTACTGGCCGGACCTGTCCGAGGCCTCGGTGGCCGAGCTGGATCTGGGCTGGCCCGATTCGATCAACTACCGTGGGATCACGCGCGTGGCCGTGCACACGCAACCCCCGATCGAGGGACACACGCACATCAAGGAGGTGGTGCGCAAAACGATTGCAGCGGCCTCGAAG gtgatTGCTGTGGTGATGGATGCGTTCACAGACGTGGATATCTTCCGGGACATGTTGGACGCCAGCTTCAAGCGTAAAATCCCTGTTTACATCATCCTCGACCACGCAGCTGTCCCCAGTTTCCTGGCCATGTGCAGCCGAGCTGATATGCATCGAGGGCACCTaaag aACCTGCGTGTGCGTTGCTGTGGCGGCGTGGAGTTCCACACCCGCGTGGCCCAGAAGGTGTGCGGCTCTCTGAACCAGCGTTTCCTCCTGGTGGACGGGGACAGAGCCATCTCGGGCTCCTACAG CTACACATGGCTGTCCTCCCGACTGGACCGTAACCTCATCACGGTGATCACCGGCCAGGTGGTGGAGACCTTTGACCAGCAGTTCCGCGACCTCTACCTGACCTCCAGGGGGGTCTCCCTCAGCAAGGTCCCCTTCGGAGAGGAACCCGCCCCCGACCCGGTCCTCTACTCGGCCCCGGTGCCCGTCTCCGCCGCGGTGGCCCGCAAGCTCATCAACCCCAAGTACGCCCTGGTGACCGGCGGCAAGCACGCCAGCCCCGGCTCCTCTGACCAGAACTCCAGCAACAAGACGGCCTCCAAGAACCCCTTGGGGCTGATCATGCTGAAGGGGCGcatcagggaggaggtggaggccccCCCGCTGCACCCCGGACTGGCCCACCTGGAGAAGGCCTACATGATCAACTACCTGCCCACCTGGCCCGAGCCGGACCCGCCCCGCGACGTGATCGGCTTCATCAACATCCGGGATGACAAGCGGGCCCACCAGGTGCATCTGCAGCGGTCCGAGATGTTCGAGACCAGCCAGGCCATACGCTTCAGCTCGCCCTTCACCCCCAACCCCGAGCCCGAGCTGGCGGCCCCGGCCGTGCCCCGCACCGACCTGGGGCCCTTTCAGACTCATGACGTCCCCGCTGCCCCGACGGAGCCCGGCGTGCGGCCCGTGGCGGAGCCGACGCACGGCCCGCCCGACCCGGAGCCCGCCGATCAGATAGATGCCGTCGCGCCGCCCCCCGCGGACACCGCCCCGCCCCGAGGAAAGCCCCCGTCCAGGGACCCTTCGCCCCCGAGGGCATCGGAAGCCGAGGACCATTCAGACAGTTTGTCGTCGATAGAGGCCTCCGAACCGGCCGCGGAGGAGCCCACGGACGCCGCTGTGGTGACGCCCCCCGTCCCCAAACCGCGGACGCTGCAGCTGGTCATAGAGCAGCCCCACCCCTCGGCGCCGTCCAGCCTGCCCCAGATCAGCCTGGTGAGGAAGATCCACATACCGGAGATCAACGCGCAGCAGGCGGCGGACGAGTCGTCGGCGGGGGCCCGCGGCCGCCTCGTGTCCCACCGCGGGGAGAAGGACAGCGCCGACGGCAGCCAGGACAGCACCAAGGTGATGTGCGACGACCCGCCCGCCCACGAGAACCCCTCCAGCGTCTCCACCGCgtcggagggggaggagttctACGAGTGCAACCCGTCGGAGCCCGGCGACGGCCTGACCAACGGCGGCACCACGGGGTCCGGCCACGGCGGTCGCCACGGCGACGGGCTCAACGTCATGGCCCGCTTCTCCCAGAGCATGCTGGACCTGCGTCCTCCCAGCAAGCAGGAGGACGGGCGCTCCCTGATTCAGCAGTCGCAGCTGCTCCGCAGGGGGTCGCAGCAGTCGCCCGGCAGACACATAGGGCAG TTGTTCCAGTCCTCAAGGTCACCAGGTCGGGGGCCAAAGGTCATCGTGGCCAAACCAGGAAGCCACCACAGGCCGGGGAACTCCTCGACCCGTGTGATCGGAGGGCATCGTTACTGGCAGGGTCTAGGGCAGCAAACGCATGTGGACAGTGACCGCGCGCGAGCAAGCCGGTCGCCACGACGACACAGCCCCGGCTACAGGAAGGAAGGCAACGCCGGCTCCACGGCGCAGGCGACGCCTTCCAACCCCACGGGGTTACTGGGGGTCTCCTTCTCAAAGCTGGGACACCTGAAGCACCTGAAGACGCGGGCCGGAGGGGTCCAGAAAAAGGCCTCTTATAGCTAG